A genome region from Triticum aestivum cultivar Chinese Spring chromosome 2B, IWGSC CS RefSeq v2.1, whole genome shotgun sequence includes the following:
- the LOC123046947 gene encoding uncharacterized protein, whose amino-acid sequence MTSFKRLLTCGESTALLGDLFILIFYKCNHNFCCLQFNVRLLWYGGCVSRILAATPSGPFVGNFQLVSLWPKHLTYICHKLLVTRLLRSTSSSPSSSVSVSDSPSDIQDSFFLGRPRGNSDNTSRFLVSRSKTATDRTAWPSRRQPLRPSCLRGSPRTASANTLLW is encoded by the exons ATGACCAGCTTCAAACGGCTGCTCACTTGTG GTGAGAGCACTGCATTGCTGGGGGATTTGTTTATCCTTAT TTTCTACAAGTGCAATCACAACTTTTGTTGCCTTCAATTCAATGTACGGTTACTCTGGTATGGCGGTTGTGTCTCCAGGATCTTAGCAGCCACGCCATCTGGTCCTTTCGTTGGGAACTTTCAACTGGTGAG CTTATGGCCCAAGCATCTGACGTACATCTGCCACAAACTATTGGTCACACGGCTACTACGGTCAACCTCATCGTCACCGTCGTCTTCAGTCTCAGTATCTGATTCGCCATCAGACATCCAGGACTCCTTCTTTTTGGGCCGACCCAGAGGTAACAGCGACAATACTTCCAGGTTCTTGGTTTCACGAAGCAAGACGGCGACAGACCGGACGGCATGGCCCTCGCGCAGGCAGCCTTTGAGGCCCAGCTGCCTGAGAGGTAGCCCCCGTACGGCATCTGCGAACACGCTGCTGTGGTAA
- the LOC123046946 gene encoding FBD-associated F-box protein At5g60610-like translates to MASPSRKKPSSSSSGRRDRISDLPDDLLGHVLSFLPTKEAGRAAMLGRRWRDIFCSVHTISSEEREGQRAGDWDTYFYEAQERRSCSTALLQSISAALLHRRRRPGLMVPLRSFRFAFDSYHGWDKGAVDQWLFEVLRQRTQDQELHLDLRFFIGPICARGSVNGDDEEKESNDNKSWGHVLPRTLFSCRAVRTMCLSYCKLNLPEVVDLPFLETLRLTSIRGDSEETIQKLIWSCPRLADLTLEANNRLKKLTVLDKRLRRFALRCCHNVTQVSIDASTLRCLEYSGSVPEESLMSLRGSPAVSSCTIRFCKVRSNESEFVRFRKLLEIVSDSKHLHLHHRGLGSEFFTVSPLFANLTRLELQGPIENSDTVDTVKRILEQTPNLEVLSLYMEERQQDVEKRRRREEKIRYRQLYGRVVGDDQEEYDRSVDLCNLRVPDSSCFSLPCLRRRLKEINMVNYQCDVQHRVLASLLFRNALVLERMCVVFVKGLFAVQVELRKEIESWVVAKPDKSFM, encoded by the coding sequence ATGGCTTCACCTTCGCGCAAGAAGCCGTCGTCATCCTCGTCGGGACGGCGAgaccgcatcagcgacctcccCGACGACCTGCTGGGCCACGTCCTCTCCTTCCTGCCCACCAAGGAAGCCGGCCGTGCGGCCATGCTTGGCCGCCGGTGGCGCGACATCTTCTGCAGCGTCCACACCATCTCGTCCGAGGAGCGTGAGGGCCAGAGGGCCGGCGACTGGGACACCTACTTCTACGAGGCACAggagaggaggagctgcagcaCTGCGCTCCTCCAGAGCATCAGCGCCgcgctcctccaccgccgccggcgccCCGGCCTCATGGTGCCGCTGCGCAGCTTCCGCTTCGCCTTCGACAGCTACCATGGGTGGGACAAGGGCGCCGTCGACCAGTGGCTCTTCGAGGTGCTGCGGCAGCGCACCCAAGACCAGGAGCTCCACCTTGACCTGCGCTTCTTCATCGGCCCCATCTGTGCACGCGGCAGTGTTAATGGCGACGACGAAGAAAAAGAGTCGAACGACAATAAGTCGTGGGGGCATGTCCTTCCGAGAACGCTCTTCTCCTGTAGAGCCGTGCGGACGATGTGCCTCAGCTATTGCAAACTGAATCTACCCGAGGTCGTCGACCTGCCATTTCTCgagacgctgcgcctgaccagcatACGAGGTGACTCCGAAGAAACCATCCAAAAACTCATCTGGAGCTGCCCCCGACTTGCTGACTTGACGCTGGAGGCCAACAACCGTCTGAAAAAACTCACCGTTCTCGACAAACGCCTCCGTAGGTTCGCCCTCCGGTGCTGCCACAACGTGACGCAAGTAAGCATCGACGCGTCGACGCTAAGATGCCTAGAATACAGCGGCTCCGTACCAGAGGAGTCGCTCATGTCCCTACGCGGCTCACCGGCAGTGTCCTCGTGCACCATCCGCTTCTGCAAGGTGAGATCCAATGAGTCGGAGTTTGTCCGGTTCAGAAAACTCCTTGAGATAGTCTCGGACTCAAAACACCTGCACCTGCACCACCGTGGCTTGGGCAGTGAATTCTTCACGGTGTCCCCCTTGTTTGCCAACCTCACGCGGCTTGAGCTACAGGGTCCCATCGAAAACAGTGACACCGTTGATACGGTCAAGAGGATACTGGAGCAGACGCCAAACCTCGAGGTTCTCTCGCTCTACATGGAGGAGCGGCAGCAGGACGTGGAGAAGCGGAGACGAAGAGAGGAGAAGATCAGGTACCGACAGCTCTATGGAAGGGTTGTAGGTGATGATCAGGAGGAGTACGACCGGTCCGTGGATCTTTGCAATCTCAGAGTTCCCGACAGTTCGTGCTTTTCGTTGCCGTGCCTGCGTCGTCGATTGAAGGAGATCAATATGGTTAACTACCAGTGTGACGTGCAGCATAGGGTGTTGGCCAGCCTGCTGTTTCGCAATGCGCTTGTGCTCGAAAGGATGTGTGTCGTGTTTGTCAAGGGGCTGTTCGCCGTGCAGGTTGAGCTGAGGAAGGAGATCGAGAGCTGGGTAGTGGCCAAGCCAGACAAGAGTTTCATGTAA
- the LOC123046944 gene encoding adenosylhomocysteinase-like — translation MALSVEKTASGREYKVKDLSQADFGRLELELAEVEMPGLMACRAEFGPSQPFKGARISGSLHMTIQTAVLIETLTALGAEVRWCSCNIFSTQDHAAAAIARDSAAVFAWKGETLEEYWWCTERCLDWGAGGGPDLIVDDGGDATLLIHEGVKAEEEFEKSGKVPDPESTDNPEFKIVLTIIRDGLKTDARKYRKMKERLVGVSEETTTGVKRLYQMQESGTLLFPAINVNDSVTKSKFDNLYGCRHSLPDGLMRATDVMIAGKVAVVCGYGDVGKGCAAALKQAGARVIVTEIDPICALQALMEGIQILTLEDVVSDADIFVTTTGNKDIIMVDHMRKMKNNAIVCNIGHFDNEIDMNGLETYPGVKRITIKPQTDRWVFPETNTGIIVLAEGRLMNLGCATGHPSFVMSCSFTNQVIAQLELWKEKATGKYEKKVYVLPKHLDEKVAALHLGKLGARLTKLTKAQSEYISIPVEGPYKPAAYRY, via the exons ATGGCGCTCTCCGTGGAGAAGACCGCGTCCGGCCGGGAGTACAAGGTGAAGGACCTCTCCCAGGCCGACTTCGGCcgcctcgagctcgagctcgccgaggTCGAGATGCCCGGCCTCATGGCCTGCCGCGCCGAGTTCGGGCCCTCGCAGCCCTTCAAGGGCGCCCGGATCTCCGGCTCCCTCCACATGACCATCCAGACCGCCGTCCTCATCGAGACCCTCACCGCCCTCGGCGCCGAGGTCCGCTGGTGCTCCTGCAACATCTTCTCCACCCAggaccacgccgccgccgccatcgcgcgcGACTCGGCCGCCGTCTTCGCCTGGAAGGGCGAGACCCTCGAGGAGTACTGGTGGTGCACCGAGCGCTGCCTCGActggggcgccggcggcggccccGACCTCATcgtcgacgatggcggcgacgccACGCTGCTCATCCACGAGGGCGTCAAGGCTGAGGAGGAGTTCGAGAAGTCCGGCAAGGTCCCCGACCCGGAGTCCACCGACAACCCCGAGTTCAAGATCGTGCTCACCATCATCCGCGACGGGCTCAAGACCGACGCCCGCAAGTACCGCAAGATGAAGGAGAGGCTCGTCGGCGTCTCCGAGGAGACCACTACCGGCGTCAAGAGGCTCTACCAGATGCAGGAGTCCGGCACCCTCCTCTTCCCCGCCATCAACGTCAACGACTCCGTCACCAAGAGCAAG TTTGACAACCTTTACGGTTGCCGCCACTCGCTCCCTGATGGTCTTATGAGGGCTACTGATGTTATGATCGCCGGCAAGGTTGCTGTGGTCTGCGGTTATGGTGATGTTGGCAAGGGCTGTGCTGCCGCACTCAAGCAGGCTGGTGCCCGTGTGATCGTGACAGAGATTGACCCCATCTGTGCCCTTCAGGCCCTGATGGAGGGCATCCAGATCCTCACTTTGGAGGACGTTGTCTCTGATGCTGACATCTTCGTGACCACCACTGGAAACAAGGACATCATCATGGTTGACcacatgaggaagatgaagaacaaTGCCATTGTCTGCAACATTGGTCACTTTGACAACGAGATCGACATGAACGGCCTCGAGACCTACCCTGGTGTCAAGCGCATCACCATCAAGCCTCAGACCGACCGTTGGGTCTTCCCCGAGACCAACACTGGCATCATTGTTCTTGCTGAGGGGCGTCTGATGAACCTTGGCTGTGCCACTGGCCACCCCAGCTTTGTCATGTCCTGCTCATTCACTAACCAG GTCATTGCTCAGCTGGAGTTGTGGAAGGAGAAGGCTACCGGCAAGTACGAGAAGAAGGTGTATGTTCTCCCCAAGCACCTCGACGAGAAGGTCGCGGCCCTCCACCTGGGCAAGCTCGGTGCCAGGCTGACCAAGCTCACCAAGGCCCAGTCTGAGTACATTAGCATCCCAGTTGAGGGTCCCTACAAGCCTGCGGCGTACCGGTACTAG
- the LOC123046945 gene encoding serine carboxypeptidase-like has protein sequence MGPTGRSRAVLLLLLAAAAAAAPEHESLLRLPSSARSLAPKTPRSAGADLIRALNLHPRDASPRRPVGVGGSDALPAGTLVERPIRLASLVAGDDGGGGTSVSNLGHHAGYYRLPTTHDARLFYFFFESRRHKEDPVVIWLTGGPGCSSELALFYENGPFNIADNMSLLWNEFGWDQESNLIYVDQPTGTGFSYSSDSRDTRHNEATVSNDLYDFLQAFFKEHPEYVENDFYITGESYAGHYIPAFATRVYKGNKNNEGIHINLKGFAIGNGLTDPAIQYKAYTDYALDMGLITQSEFNKINKIVPACEFAVKLCGTSGTVSCLAAYFVCNTIFSSIRLIIGSKNYYDIRKPCVGSLCYDFSNLEKFLNLKSVRQSLGVGDIEFVSCSPTVYQAMLLDWMRNLEVGIPELLENDIKVLIYAGEYDLICNWLGNSRWVDSMEWSGKKAFVSSTEKPFMVDGKEAGVLKSHGPLSFLKVHDSGHMVPMDQPKAALEMLKRWTSGNLSDDSLGSQRLDFAI, from the exons ATGGGACCCACAGGCCGGTCTCGAGCCGTCTTGCTtctgctcctcgccgccgccgccgccgccgcgccggagcacGAATCCTTGCTCCGCCTCCCCTCCTCGGCGCGTTCCCTCGCCCCGAAGACCCCCCGCTCCGCCGGCGCCGACCTCATCCGCGCCCTCAACCTCCACCCCCGCGACGCctccccccgccgccccgtcggcGTCGGCGGCAGCGATGCTCTCCCGGCCGGAACCCTCGTCGAGAGGccgatccgcctcgcgtctctggtggccggagacgacggcggcggcggcacgtcGGTGAGCAACCTCGGGCACCACGCCGGGTACTACCGCCTCCCCACCACTCACGACGCCAG gctcttctacttcttcttcgaatCCAGGCGGCACAAGGAGGACCCCGTGGTGATCTGGCTGACGGGAGGGCCCGGCTGCAGCAGCGAGCTAGCCCTCTTCTACGAGAATGGCCCCTTCAACATAGCGGACAACATGTCGCTGCTCTGGAATGAGTTTGGCTGGGATCAG GAGTCGAATCTTATCTATGTTGATCAGCCAACTGGGACTGGGTTCAGCTACAGCTCTGATTCGCGTGATACCCGCCATAACGAAGCGACCGTCAGCAACGACCTATATGACTTCCTGCAG GCCTTCTTCAAGGAGCACCCGGAGTATGTTGAAAACGATTTCTATATAACTGGGGAGTCATATGCTGGGCACTACATTCCTGCCTTTGCAACTAGGGTgtacaaggggaacaagaacaatgAGGGCATTCACATCAATTTGAAG GGTTTTGCAATTGGCAATGGACTTACAGATCCAGCGATACAGTATAAGGCATACACCGATTATGCATTGGATATGGGTTTGATCACACAATCAGAATTTAACAAGATCAATAAAATAGTTCCTGCTTGTGAATTTGCTGTCAAGCTTTGTG GTACCTCTGGCACTGTATCTTGCCTTGCTGCCTATTTTGTTTGCAACACAATATTCAGTTCCATCCGCTTGATAATCGGGAGCAAAAAT TATTATGACATCAGGAAGCCATGTGTGGGGAGCCTATGCTATGATTTCTCTAATTTGGAGAAGTTTCTCAACCTGAAATCTGTCAGACAGAGCCTAGGAGTTGGAGACATAGAGTTTGTTTCATGCAGCCCGACTGTCTATCAGGCTATGCTCTTAGATTGGATGAGGAACCTTGAAGTTGGGATCCCTGAACTCCTTGAGAACGACATCAAAGTGCTGATTTATGCTGGAGAGTATGATCTCATATGCAACTGGCTAG GGAACTCAAGATGGGTAGACTCTATGGAATGGTCTGGAAAGAAAGCCTTCGTGTCCTCAACTGAGAAGCCCTTCATGGTTGATGGGAAAGAAGCCGGCGTTCTAAAAAGCCACGGCCCATTGAGTTTCTTGAAG GTCCATGATTCTGGCCACATGGTACCCATGGATCAACCGAAGGCCGCCTTGGAGATGCTCAAGAGGTGGACTTCAGGAAACCTCTCAGATGACTCCTTGGGCTCTCAGAGGCTTGACTTCGCCATATAA